The Chryseobacterium sp. JV274 sequence GCAAAAGCAATAAGCAATAAATAATGAAAATTACACTTAACAGAATAAACGACGATTTTTTATTTGAATGTACAAATGCACAAGGAAATTCTATTCTTCTGGATAATACTTCCCAGCCGGGAGCAAAAGGCGTTTCTCCAATGGAAAGTGTACTGATGGCAGTCGCGGGCTGCAGCGGAATTGATGTGGTTTCTATTTTAAAGAAGCAGCGTCAGGATATCAAAAGTTTTCAGGCAGAAGTAGAAGGAGAAAGAGTACAGGTAGATGAAGCAAAACCTTTTAAATCCATTAATGTTAAGTTCCTTTTAGAAGGAGAAATTGATCCTAAAAAAGCATTAAAGGCAGCAGAACTTTCTTTTGAAAAATACTGTTCCGTATCAAAAACGTTAGAACCGAATGTAGAAATCGGATATGAAGTCTATGTAAACGGAGAAAAAATTTAATCTCTTATTTAAAAATAGAAAAAGCCGGATGACTCATCCGGCTTTTTTATTATTTATTACTCATTGCTGATTAAAAGGTAAGTCTTGGTTTTATCAGTTTCGCCACAGTGGCAGTCCATCCTGTCTGGTGAGAAGCCCCTACACCACGGCCGTTATCACCATGAAAATATTCAAAGAAGGTGATATAATCTCTGAAATGCTCATCGTAATTGAATTTTGGATTGCCTCCGTTGAAAGCCCTTTGCCCATGTTCATCCTTTAAAAATATTGAACAGAGCCTTTTGCTGATATTCTGAGCGACTTCATCAAGATTTCTTTTATCGCCGCTTCCTGTTGGAAATTCTACCTTAAGACTGTTTCCATAATAATAATGAAAACGCTGCAGGCTTTCAACAATCAGGAAATTGATAGGAAACCAGATCGGCCCACGCCAGTTGCTGTTTCCACCAAACATTCGGCTGTCACTTTCTGCAGGAGTATAGTATACCATATTTTCGGCTCCATGCACAGAGAATACAAAAGGATTTTCTTCGTATACTTTAGACATAGCACGGATTCCGTAAGAGCTTAGAAATTCTTTTTCATCAAGCATTCTTGTAAGAACCTTTGTTAATCTGTTTTTACGTAAAATACTCATCAGATGTTTTCTGCCTTGTCCCTCCTCATCCCAATGAGAAACGAGCTTGGTGAGTTCCGGCTTATTTTTTAGGATCCATTCCATTCTGGTTTTGAAATTAGGCATCTTTTCCAACAGCCTGTGATCCACAATTTCTACTGCGAATAAAGGAATTAAGCCGACAATACTTCTTAATTTCAAAGAAACACTGTCTCCGTTTCCAAGCTGCAATACATCATAGAAGAATCCGTCTTCTTCATTCCACAAGCCTTTTGTTCCTTCACCCAGGTTTTCCATAGCTTCAGCGATATAAAGATAATGTTCAAAAAACTTGATCGCCATATCCTCATATACCTGATAATATTGGGCAAGTTCCATCGCAATACGCATCATATTCAATGCATACATCGCCATCCAGCTTGTTCCGTCTGCCTGCTCAAGATGCTGACCGTCCTTTAGTTCCATATTCCGGTCAAAAGCACCAATATTATCTAGACCAAGGAAGCCGCCTCCGAAAATATTTTTACCATTTTTATCCTTTCTGTTGACCCACCATGTAAAATTCAGCAACAACTTCTGAAAGACTTTTTCTAAAAATAATAAATCCGGCTTTCCATTGTTTTTTTCATCAATCTTAAAAACACGGAAGCAAGACCAGGCATGTACAGGCGGGTTTACATCGCTCATGTTCCATTCATAAGCAGGAAGCTGTCCGTTAGGATGCATGTACCATTCTTTGGTAAGTAATAAAAGCTGTCCTTTGGAGAATTCCGCATCTATAATGGAGAAAGGGACGCAGTGAAATGCCAGATCCCACGTAGCATACCATGGATACTCCCATTTATCAGGCATGGAAATGATATCCTTATTATGAAGATGATTCCATTCTGTATTTCTTACATATTCGTTGAAATTTCTTGGAGCCTCAAAATTGGGATCTCCTTTCAACCATTTTCCGATATTGTAATGATAGAACTGTTTATTCCAAAGAAGCCCTGCAAAAGCCTGTCGCTGAACATTTCTTTCATCTTCATTTACTGTATCATTCTGAATATCGTTATAAAACTCTTCGGCTTCAGCTTGACGGATATTGAAAATATGATCAAAACTGTCAAAAGGTTCATCCATTTCGTCAGGAGACAACCTGAACTCAAAAACTTTTGATTCCCCAGCATCAATAATTTCATCAATAAGAAAAGAAGCTTTTGTTCCTCTTTTTTCAGGATTTACAGTATCTCCCTGATGAATAATAAAATTATTGATTCCATCTTTGAAATAAGTATTCTCTGCTTTGGGAGCTCCGTAAAGTTTGGAAGTATTGGTTTCATTATCACAAAATACACTTTGTGCATTTGAGTTTCGGGAATATAGCTTTTTGATCGAAATGCTGTCATGACCAATATTAATACTTCCGTCATGAGACGCATTAACCTCTCCTTTATAAGTATTGTATCCCCATTTCCAGTTGTTTCTGAACCAGATTGTGGGAGCTACCAGAATAGGAGCCTCATGCTGGCTTCGATTACAAACGGTGACTCTGGCTAAGATATCGTTGTGATCGGCTTTACAGTATTCAATGAAAATATCAAAATATTCATCGTTATCAAAAATTCCGGTATCGAAAATCTCATATTCCGGTTCCTTTTTGCTTCGTTTTCCGTTTTCTATAACAAGATCATCGTAAGGAAATTCATTAATCGGATATTTATACACCATTTTCATATAGCTGTGGGTAGGCGTATTGTCCAGGTAATAAAAGATTTCTTTGATGTCTTCACCATGATTTCCCTGAGGGTTACTCAATCCGAAGAATCGTTCTTTTACCATTTTATCTTTCTTGTTCCAGAATGAAAAAGCAAAACAGAAAAGTTGCTTTACATCAGAAATTCCGGCGATGCCTTCTTCTCCCCAGCGGTAAGCATAGCTTTCAGCATTATTATGATTGGTAAAATCCCAGGCATTCCCGTTTGAGCTGTAATCTTCACGTACATTTCCCCACTGTCGGTTGCTTACATAAGGTCCCCAGTTTTTCCATTTAGTATCTTGTAATCTTTCTTTTTCGGCGGTCATATCTCATCATTTTTCCATACGAAGTTAGTTTTTTTGAAAAATAATTCCAATTTTTTTCATCTGAACAATTATTAATATAGTTTTGAAATACTTGTATTTAAGGGCTTTTTTAAATATTAAAATATTTTTTTTTTGAAATTAAAAGAAAAGAACTACCTTTGCATCATTCGTTCATTCAAATATTGAAAATGTTATCAAGAAAGGTTGAGGGATTAGACCCTATGAAACCTTAGCAACCCTTTGCGCAAGCAAAGAAGGTGCTACGTTCTACCAAAGTATTTTGGACAGATAACTTACTGAAGTTCTTTTCAGCCATTTCCTGTGGCATTTTCAATTGTATTTGTATTAAAATATAATAGAATTGAAAACAGAATTAAACTATATAAATCTTTCGTATCAAACCAATTCCCAAAAGGAATACCATATCCCGTTAAGCTATCAGCTTTTTGGGAAAGATCTGTTTACAGCACCCATTGTTTTAATCAATCATGCACTTACCGGAAACTCAGATGTATCCGGAGAAAAAGGTTGGTGGAAACAATTGGTAGGAGAAAATCAGATTGTTGATACCAATCAATATACAGTTCTGTGTTTCAATATACCCGGAAACGGTTATGACAATTTTTTAATTGAAGACTATGAAGATTTCACGCCTTCAGATATCGCTGCGATATTTCTAAAAGGGCTTGAAGCTTTACATATCAAAAATCTATACGCCATTATTGGGGGCTCTCTGGGAGGAGGAATTGCCTGGGAAATGCTTGCCAAGCAGCCGGATCTTGCAGAAATATTTATTCCTATTGCCTGTGATTACAGAACACACGACTGGCTTCATGCACAATGTCTGGTTCAGAAATTTTTATTGAATGATAAAGAAGAACCATTACAGAAAGCAAGAATTCATGCCATGCTGTGTTATAGAACACCACAGTCGCTCAATGACAGATTTCAAAACCAATATAACCAGGACAAACAATGTCTGGA is a genomic window containing:
- a CDS encoding OsmC family protein; the protein is MKITLNRINDDFLFECTNAQGNSILLDNTSQPGAKGVSPMESVLMAVAGCSGIDVVSILKKQRQDIKSFQAEVEGERVQVDEAKPFKSINVKFLLEGEIDPKKALKAAELSFEKYCSVSKTLEPNVEIGYEVYVNGEKI
- a CDS encoding MGH1-like glycoside hydrolase domain-containing protein; protein product: MTAEKERLQDTKWKNWGPYVSNRQWGNVREDYSSNGNAWDFTNHNNAESYAYRWGEEGIAGISDVKQLFCFAFSFWNKKDKMVKERFFGLSNPQGNHGEDIKEIFYYLDNTPTHSYMKMVYKYPINEFPYDDLVIENGKRSKKEPEYEIFDTGIFDNDEYFDIFIEYCKADHNDILARVTVCNRSQHEAPILVAPTIWFRNNWKWGYNTYKGEVNASHDGSINIGHDSISIKKLYSRNSNAQSVFCDNETNTSKLYGAPKAENTYFKDGINNFIIHQGDTVNPEKRGTKASFLIDEIIDAGESKVFEFRLSPDEMDEPFDSFDHIFNIRQAEAEEFYNDIQNDTVNEDERNVQRQAFAGLLWNKQFYHYNIGKWLKGDPNFEAPRNFNEYVRNTEWNHLHNKDIISMPDKWEYPWYATWDLAFHCVPFSIIDAEFSKGQLLLLTKEWYMHPNGQLPAYEWNMSDVNPPVHAWSCFRVFKIDEKNNGKPDLLFLEKVFQKLLLNFTWWVNRKDKNGKNIFGGGFLGLDNIGAFDRNMELKDGQHLEQADGTSWMAMYALNMMRIAMELAQYYQVYEDMAIKFFEHYLYIAEAMENLGEGTKGLWNEEDGFFYDVLQLGNGDSVSLKLRSIVGLIPLFAVEIVDHRLLEKMPNFKTRMEWILKNKPELTKLVSHWDEEGQGRKHLMSILRKNRLTKVLTRMLDEKEFLSSYGIRAMSKVYEENPFVFSVHGAENMVYYTPAESDSRMFGGNSNWRGPIWFPINFLIVESLQRFHYYYGNSLKVEFPTGSGDKRNLDEVAQNISKRLCSIFLKDEHGQRAFNGGNPKFNYDEHFRDYITFFEYFHGDNGRGVGASHQTGWTATVAKLIKPRLTF
- a CDS encoding alpha/beta fold hydrolase, encoding MKTELNYINLSYQTNSQKEYHIPLSYQLFGKDLFTAPIVLINHALTGNSDVSGEKGWWKQLVGENQIVDTNQYTVLCFNIPGNGYDNFLIEDYEDFTPSDIAAIFLKGLEALHIKNLYAIIGGSLGGGIAWEMLAKQPDLAEIFIPIACDYRTHDWLHAQCLVQKFLLNDKEEPLQKARIHAMLCYRTPQSLNDRFQNQYNQDKQCLESEDWLVYHGNALNERFSLKAYKLMNHLLMNINADEPSLDKIQARMHMISVDTDLFFPASEIRMCFENLKEKNKNVSYHEIQSIHGHDAFLMEYQQLNNIIKNILQK